Below is a genomic region from Amphiura filiformis chromosome 19, Afil_fr2py, whole genome shotgun sequence.
AGACGAACCTGTATTCGCCCGTGAACCAGCCAATGCTTTAGCATATGGAATGGACAATGTAGTGTTATGTTTCCAGAATGTAGGACCCAATGTAGCGAGGTATATTCATCTTTGTCGGGGCTATCCGGATTATATGGTAAGAATTTAGCcagaatttatactcgatcgctttggCAGAACAGCGAGTCGCCCCCATGCTCAGTGTACAAAAATAATGTCGTTTCTGCACACACTGAaattcgcttttctgcaaaagtgatGGACCTTAaattcatgtttagaaaataataaTGAGATGTAACTTTCCCATTAATATTTTCTAAAGAcgaatttaagggatggggtatgaacgtttgggcagtatttattgtggggcattagagcacatcagacatattgaattgcattctgaatacgaagaacgtccttctgatatcaaataatttttgaaattcgcaatttaatacacattttatggcaaatcattaaaattgatattttgatatttaacagtactcgaagtaaactttataaatctgatgatttatacttaaagtgtatgtaggtgggatgaaaagccgacgatcaattgaacattttgacctttcgtattgaagatatggatttttttccaaaaacacacacataaaaaggtcttttgggaaaaaatccatatcttcaatatgaaaggtcaaaattttcaattgaccgtcggcttttcctcccagctacatacactttaagaatatatcattagatttatataatttacttcgaggactgttatatatcaaaatttgaggtctgaggtgctctcatgttccacaaaaaatactgtcgaaacgcaataaacgctcattctagatcccttaaactcTATCACTTTTACAGTGTCCAAAATAACGACGTTAATATTATTTCACTCTGGTCAATAATGAGATATCGTAATCTTATTTCGTACCTCAAGCATTAGTTTCGTACGTTACGAAAAACTTGACGCAATTTTGGAGACATCGGTATCACTCACTTATTATTGGATCCTGATTTCTGAAGCTTTTGAAGGAATACGATGAAACCGAAAAGTATACAATTTAATGCATCACGTTTCAACATTATAATAGTTCATTATTTTCTGTTGTTATAATTATTCAATACAGGACCACGATGACTATGTGAAAGCCGATAAGGGTTCATATCTTAAACTAGCTGATAAATTAGATGGTTTGGGATTCGATGGAAGTAAGTAGAAAACCGCGACCAACTTCATATTGACAAAGGGGTATCACCTGTGAACATGGACTTTCTTAAAGCACCATAAAATATGGTTACGCGACATATTATAACGTATGGTTACGCGATATATTCCTCTGAGTAAACAATTAAAAATGCAGCTTTTtaaatatttaagctcaatcctTTTCATCCCtatcaccccagcaaacacaaaacgttttcgacatcattcgtaaaaggttataaaaggttgtcagaaaacgtttaaatgtcgggttatataaaaggtatattaagagtataaaacgttttcataaccttaaaaaacatttgttgctaatctactgctcagcaaacaaaaatattttacataaaacgtttaaatgtcgggttatataaagggtataaaaacgttttaataacattccaaaaacattcttgaaaacttgatataaaacattccaaacagaatgttattgtggggttgaaaaaatattttgcgaaaaatgtttgcccacaatattttcaataacgttttaaaaacgttttcatgacctttatataacccgacatttaaatgttattaaaaggttttgaaaaaacattttaagaacatttctgtgtttgctgggttcaaatattttaacataatgttatttaagtattgacacaatatttggcaaaaatgtttgcaaaaatagtttacaataacatttttgaaaacatttaaaaatattgttgtagtgtgttttcatacaaaacgttttaaaacgttatcatgacttttatataacccgacattttaatgttattaaaacgtttttacctaaaccaaaagccaaaatataacttatttaaaacgtttttaaaacgtttttgtgtttgctgggaccattcttaccatgttgttgATTGGCTTAATAAATCAtaagtcttcttgtaaccaatcagcaggtaaaATTTTAAAGACTTCCTCTTTGAACTGTTGAACTCCAATTCGGCTAGGTGAATTAAATATCGTGAAACTTCATTTACGGTAAAGTTTAAAATTCACCTGTgcaatttactcaaatttaaaTGGGACTTGCCTAACGAGCAGAACAAATATTTCAGTATTATGCATTGACatggctggatttaccttttgctggccccTGGTCCCCAAAATGATCACTTTAGCTGAAATGTTAATTAGTTTGGTCAAAACCACACCCACACAAGCGTCAATTTTGGCCCCCCTCTAGATTGTGGGTCCTATAGTAATCCAGCCCTGTGCATAGACAGTTGAGTTTGTGCCCATTTCCCTTGAAATTCGCTGGTATTCGTGATTACTCTCTGGAATCTTTGAGGACTGGGTTTTGATGAAGCAGTATTGCACAGGGTACAATAGTCTATAACGTCTATACGGTTTCTGAATCCTTTTAACTTTTTTACATTCCAGTTTCAATCGAGGATGCTGAATGCAAAAACGATCTCAGTCTTTTGGACCACTTCAAGAAATCCAAAATCATTCTTGGATCAGTAACTGTGGCTAGAAGCCGCGTGGAATCCACTCAAGAAATAAGAAGTCGTTTGCAAGAAGCTTTGAAGCATATACCAGCAGAGCGACTCCTCGTGGCACCGGATTGTGGCTTGGGTTTTCTACCCAGGGATATTTTGAAGCAGAAATTGGCCAATATGGTTACAGCTGCCAAATCATTACCTTGATGATTTTTTTATAGTTACAGCGATTTGATACGTTTGTGATTCACGCATTTATTTTATTAATCACGGTATCAGCTACGTAGAGTTTAGCATTAGGCGACGAGAAaacaaaccctgttctacgggcccgactgacccagatttttcgtttttgagattttttttaacttgctgtAAAATCAGCAAAAGTGGACTGAGTAAGACGGAAATTGTTTGATGCGTGTAGCTGTTTTGGGCAAAAAGTAGATTTATTTTAACTGTAAAAACAACGCTTATTCATTTaccagaaaaaaataaataaaaacacggcGAAAGACCGACCTTACTTGAAAGgttcgtccgcccgtagaacaggcttTTTTCGTCGCTTCTTTTATACCGAAGAAAATTTTCAGAATAGTGCAACTTCTATTATACAATGAAGGAAAGGGGTGCATGCGGACAACCATCAGTTTCGCGTCAACTTTCGCAAATCGATCATTGCCCATTTATGATGTATGATCATAATTCGTTATGAAAATTACAGAGTGCCGAATAACAGTTTACTATAAATCTTCCCTATCTACATTAACACGTGAAGCGCTTTAGGCGATTCGCTGAGCGCGAGTAACGATCAAGCTTTGATATTGTTTTAATTCTGTCAAAAGAGAGCGACGTTCCTGATTTTAAGCGGTGAACGGTTTATACTTGATTCTTTTCGGCAGTATGCCGCGATCACAATTAAAAGAATTTCGCTGGTATGCCATGCCGCTTACCGCTGGGCAgcgtgacgcacgcgcattgcagacaaacggatacAAGCGGCATGACAGTATGAGGAGGACATTATGTTGTCAGATGTCAGGAGGGCATTATGATGTCAGTCTTTTGAGAATATAGCTATAGTCTATATagtcagcgtgtgctgcgttgcttagcgtggtttcttgctTGTACATTTGCGGCACGTTGATCGCacgtatgtacacgcaccaagtaacgataagctaacacagaacacgctgaacttcaaagctggtGCTGGTGACTCGAGATAGATATAATATAGACTATAATGATAACCATGATAAAATAACGAAACACACACACCAGAAAACTGCCAATTTTTCACTACAATTTACAATGCTGCTTTAATAGACTCAACAAAATGTTGTTCAAAAGAGTTAAGCATGTTGATTATTCTGGATGTTTTTACAGTGATTCAATTTATACATCAATACATTATCTTACTCGGGCGTTATTACTGTGGCTGACCActttcgttatgaattcggcagagtgacgaaacgagaattttgagcaaattgagtttttgtatgcttatgattacgtttcaggttatcttttatttccaccaaaaatcaatgataaatcttactccccgacgtagatattgaaatcTTGATTAGGACGAATCGCACCTAACAGCGATTAATGAATTCAGCAAATCAGGTGGATCTATAGTATTGTAAAGCTGGAAACCCCGAATTgtctatattaaatgtcctatactaacatatttgataccaacgtatagctgtaggtatcctcTCTccggtgataccaaaataagtacaaacattctccacatgatacaataatgtgagtgcgcccccgTGAAATTGAAAAATCCCATAAAattatacgcaaaatataggctaatattataatttctgctttaaaatcctcgagtttttgctcaatattacagggatgactatttataacttatacaCCAAGTTAATTTTACATAGCCTTAGCACAACCactaatttctacacaaaagccccaaatcaaggatTCGTGCCATGGTTTACACGTAgctgaatgcgtattcgaccccgAATACGACTCTCTGCGCGGTGATAGAGGCATTTTGGATACATCATAAAGCCGAATAgttgttaaaacgcgttttgaggggatatatcgattgtttcaaaACATGCGAGTATTGCAAATAAATCTTGTACATTCActgctataatatacatttcaaatgagtgctcacgaatgttctaaatttttagaaggaccaatggaatggtaccaagattttcaatcgCCGTTTActtaaaacagcaattttgcgtattcggcactctgccgtgttcataacgatataatcgaACTTATAGTCGTATTTGCCGGTCCCTGGTGGGATTACTTTTCCTGATACGTGTTACGACGGCATGACTGTTAAATCTGTATCATCTTATTCCGTACAGAATTGTCAACTCCAGGCAAGCCCTCAACATAATATGGATTATGTTTTGAATAATTACGTGTTTGGCCAATGAATTGTTCATTATTTGCCATTTTTCGTTGCAGTTCAATaattgtattatttattattattttgacgaTAACATTCCAGTAAAGGAGCTTCATCGTTACAACAATCTAAAAGTTTTGGATGATATCGATCACATCCTGTATAGCAAAAGTATTTCATCAAGTAATTGCTGAAAAACTAAGCTACTATCTTACTACAAATAAGTACATTGATCCTAAAGATGTCCTCattgtttttcttgtttgtttttttgtttgtttttttgtattttttaatggTACTTTCCTTTGCCTCAGATCTGTATGGATCTCAGTTGTTCTTGGGGTTTGTGTGTTTGCTTCATCTAGGCTACTATCTCACAAATAATGTACATTGATGCTACAATCCAAAAGGTTTTCCTAAAGCCATGATGTATTTCGTCACTATGCTCCGATAATTGAGGGTTCCTCTGAAAAGGGATTTGAAAAGGGATTCCCCTTTCACAAAAGGCATTCGTTTGGACGCTTCGTTTAACTCACTTCAGCCTCTAATTAGCATGTGTGTGCACCTAATGTAATAATACCATTGACATTGGCCAATCATAAAGGAGATTTTGGGGTGAGTTATATATAGGCAGGTGACAACAAATGATGAGTTTTAACACCAGAGTTTATGCCTACCTTAGTTGtttgtcttgatttttgcatTCACAGACTAAAGTCACATGTATCAGTAATGTACACACCATAATCGTTTCTGATAATTTGTCTCGTTATTATTTGTTCTTgttcaaagattggtgaataaactGTATGCATGggtgaaccatattttgtactttttctccATTACTAGGGTGACTATTTCATGTATTTGATGTTTGTATTTTCCCTTGTCTGAGATCTGTATGGATCTCAGTTGTTCCTAGGGTTTGGTTTTCTTCTTTAGGTGATAATACGTTTCACGTgtaacctttatttttgtgcaggtattattatcaattgacGTGCTCACTGAATCAACACTATGCAGTTAACAAGAGATCAGCAGAGACCTTGCGGAATGCCGTTAAGAactttactggaactttaacggcaacttcaaaaatattgattggatttcttgctcaaattcacttcaacgcgaacgtcagattggtttctgtacttgttgcttaaactcgggacatgtgtatcaatgtgcgttcaaaagaagggcatgtgtaagagcttgttaccaactgcatccaaatgtctctcttttgtttagtcaaatggttattagtcccacttcaagacaaaagactctaccttacgagcttcgtttgagtaaacatggatgaactcgcgataccactcaacatggattatgtcgggacccagcgttaatctccttatcatattattttgaaactagctaggccctatacgtctcaattaatattcttacgatagttataggcctatatatatataatattatttaataaaggctcgtcagctttgtcaattccatattccaatttacttctgcaaagcctaatgaaatacatattctttatttctttccctccttctgaatctctctcccccttcccctcctgtttcctCTTCCCTgcattctccttattttcccctccttctcccctctatctgtactcgctctctcaaacttgaccctcctataattacccactcgcactcctgtttccccctccccagtgattttgtcagggtttttctgttaggagggcgtgggccgattctcaaaggaaacgtttttacaaaaatgggcttaaaatggcagaaaaaggcctaaaagcgtaaaatatcacggcggccagcatccaaaagggaagggtcaagaaggaagagaagatgtcccacggggtagccccccccccttggctaccagcaaagcacctccctgtccacttccaataccctctctcctcctcctccccccctctctctctctctctctctcttaccaggcacaacctatgacaggttatatataaaaatgttatgcacctgctttactcttccagaagtatcgtacactgctggctcaagtaaaaccagaccattttacgggaacttaatccccttggcgttgaagtcaagccaaaaacttggttccgcgagctgatttggtgtacgttatgagcacacacaaaattatatatcaagtgtgacgtttggaacaaaatttattttgatttaattcaatcagtaattttcagcaacatgtagcatgttttttacccaaaccaaattagatttccaataattggtctattaactagataatacataagtggtaattatgtagtctatgaggaaataggcaaactattgttctaaagtaagtaaagtatgacgtatttcatcataatttacggcacactatagattctcgcgttaactttaacttcaagcggctttaatggcagagtgattttgaatacataatcctctataatcctctagacgttaaagtttgtgatTTCTAACTCCATTCCGCAAGGTCTCTAGTAACGCTTAATTTCATTACCTATTTCGGACAATGGTCTAAGTCCAAtgccctttaaccttttcccatcGCTCCATGTGTTATGGAGCAAAATGGTccactgcagatccgtcggataacactttttcacgatgaggttagcatgcatttattccgtattgaaaagcgtgttccgacggatctgcactcgacaacCCTGGGAatgtattttaatcaaaatacattgCATAAATAACCACAGTAAAATACAACACATGTAATACAAGCGGAGGTTAATAATGCAATAATATTACGCAAGGTGAAGAAGAAAAATATGATGAGAAACCAATGATGATTgggctaagggaacaaaccaaaagatcgatgacgtcctataaacgtaattagtttcgtttctcagccgaccccctccctccctgccagaaacgtaataaaggaatgttgaatattttgacataataataataataatgacacattcttcagaccgatgtttttgtacaaacgtaatcgagtatttttaccccctcccccctaaacgaaactagtttcgtttataggacgtcatcgatcttttggtttgttcctaatTACCATATACCTCAACAAATcatacaaacacacacacatacaaataTTAATACTTATACACATTGAGAAATGAGTCACCGACTCAAAGAAGGCTAACACAGTGaaaaaccagtagcgtagccaggattttagtatGAGGggacaaagccaaattttcgtcccaatttgtcaatttttgtacaattttttatcattttaaggacaATTTACTCTTTTCCGTCCCCAATGTATccctgaatttttttttggtggggggggccaacatcacccccccccccccgactttTCCCTGGCTATGCCCCTGTGAAAGACACATTCTCACCACTTGCTAAACTAtacttcaagtttggtagtgacgtggGTGAATATTTCGCTggtcgcagtatcgaatcgctCGCGTAAAGTTAATCGAGCAGAGCGCACACGCACACCCCCACGTACAAGAGCGGTTTATCGGCACGCTTACTGTGTAACCTCGAAAAAGCAGTGCGTCATTACCGTAATAGAGGTGGAACAAAGTCTATAGCTACATATTATATAAGACTAAGCGTCTTGCGCTATTCCAGAAaacttttttattcaaataatatattCGAAAATCCGAAGGTGCTCAGATTATCCTCGGCCTTTCAAGGTACATGTATAACTGGGTGAAACAATTGAAATTCCTAAATATATGCAAGATAGACTagatcctccagtcctcgaatacttATGCTGTGAGACACGCACGGCCGTTGGACTGTGCTGTATAGGGCGACGTACAAAATTGTGGATATAAATACCATTAGAGACCtgaaggattcaggctaaatgCAACATATCATGAAATATTTCGTGAACAAAATATTCTGGATTTCCACTTCTTTGACAGTGGGAAAAAGTCTTGAGTTCCCACATCATGGGGATGTGCattatttctggaatagcccaatcagacACTGTTTGGCTTTTTAACTGTGCAATAATTTTACAGTGACTTTTTCCAAGTAGCAGCGTGCGGTGTTCTTATTATCTCTAGGTCTTTTGTACAAGCTTTgaacttaatgctctgcgtgttagccttgcgcttcaacggaaaaagttcaagttttgaaatattttctcaacgttatcaagagctatcttaataactactaaaccaatactaggcttgtttgtactcattttaatgcatttttcatactgattccaaatacactcatagaaacttgttcgccttgttggcgcaattcaaaaggagtaagtttggacaactcaaaaatagtgtaaaagttgccaaaacaaaattcattttagttatccgaacttaaaaatgctgaaaaagctcaaaagttccgtcaactaatcaactttgttggcattacttaaaaagttgatgtaagtcgttgcgtcaactttttaagtaatgccaacttctgaattccaGTTCAGGGAACTGCGAAAACTGaccaaggttcaaagaaccaattagttgagttattataactcaacatgtaagttgatgtaactcgttcatattaagttactggtacttattgttttaagttattccaatttggtactttgttacttaatcaacgtaattggatcattttctgcacaattagcagtattcaaatatttatttttgtaatcagtgcaaaattttgtatactatagcacacctctagaaaattatgctaacctagtttcattttctgagttgtaacaactcaataaggtaagtgcaaatgagtgcgaccaacataatgatatcgagtcagcgttactcaatattgtacgcgttggcattactcggaaagttgacgcaacgacttacatcaacttactgagtaatgccaacgaacaatttctatgactgtagggtcatgaaaatttacatttctgaaatttttgattttttttttaatttgaaacttgtcgtctgcagtgtgaagagagttaagctaCAGGAAAGTGTCCAGTAGGCATTCCGATCTGAGAGCAAACAAATCAagtttaaataaatgaataaatttgaAACAGGTTTCACAGGTgtgtatttcattatttttctgaaaGTTTTGAACGATTTTTTTGTCCAAACAAAACATGCTTACCTGTGTTTTTACGTGCAAGGCAAAAATGTCTGCCCGGCTTGCAGTTGCACCTGGAAAAGAatgtataacataattattataattgctTTTAAGTAAACGCATAAGGAAAAAACTAaacaaacttcaactttttcaaaaGAGCATTTCTCAAATCTTGTACATCTAATGTTCATTTTGAAATATTAGTtgaaaagtgtggaaatttgtcgAAAGTTGATTTCGATGTTTTTTCTACAATAgttgccctatagacatttgggTTTTCGTATATTGTACATATCTAAATATGATACCAGGCAGCTATGTAAACCATCGATTTGTAATCATCATGTGGATGgatgcatttataaacacaaACAAGACCAAATGTGTATGAATGGAAAAGAGGTTTCAAGTTCCATTCCCGATTatacagtgggctattccagttgaaatccatacaccgcctatagaagacgtgaccttaatgtcccacacagcgggccacacagggagtgtagattttaaaaggAGCAACCCAttttggtaaccccatttgacattcacactccctgtgtgggagattaatgcaTTATCTTCCATTTTAACTAGAATAGCTCATTGGCAATAATTCAACTTACTGTAATACAAATATGCACCATTTTCTTCAGAGCTGTAAAGAAAAACTGGTAAATATTCGTTGTATTCATCAAGCCAATCACATTCGTCCTTGTTGACTATCATAGCCAACCAGCCCCCTCCATAACACTCATCGACGAAGTATGATTCATAAATGCTAAATCGATTACCGGTTTGAACTCCATCGATGTATCTGTATGCATACATAATAAAGCAGACTATATTTATTGTCATAGGCACAGGTAGTTACCATATAAAAACCCGAAAATTCATCAATTATGAACagataacaaaatatatgacCGAAACAGTATATGGCAGATAACAATATATCGTTGTGAGATTGACAGAGTGCCGTAAATATGACCGAAATAGTATATGGCAGATAATAATATATAGTTGTGAGATTGACAGAGTGCCTGTCATATAAggtctatggatttcaactgggatagatTAACTATATCTTACCCTTCGATTGAGGTGttaaaggtcatgccttccataatgtggtgtatggatttcaaatggatagtCTAACTACTAGTATATCTTACCCATCGATTGAAAAGGATACGGCATCGTCGATATCATGAAACATCAAGCGACTCCTTGTCATCCAACCAACCGATGTAGTATTGAGAGCATTGAATGTCACGTTGAACACTTTACTGATGATTTCTTTATCATTGGCATCCAAACTGGAATATAAGCTGATCTTGACCTGTTATATTCAAATGTCATGATAAATGTCAAGTATTTAATTATCAATTACCAACATAAACGGACTTCAATCTAACAGTTGTATTATTCTGGTTTTAATAGAAAGCATCCTTGGAATCACTGAGTACTTTTAGATCAAAAACGCTAATGTCTTTCCTTTTAATATCAACGCACAAGCATAACGCTTAGACGTTGACCCACACACTGTAGCACACTTTACACTCAAAAATGTACAAACATACCTCGCTGATGTTCAACTTATCCCAGTTAAGGATACCGTAAGTCTGGCAGTGAGTTGATAGAGGAGTAGCTACATCGAGCTGACATCGTGATTAGGACAATAGAAAACGTATAAACATACCTCATTGATGTTCAACTTACCCCAGTTAAGGATACCGTAAGTCTTGCAGTGAGTTGATTGAGGAGTAGCTACATCGAGCTGACATCGTGATTAGGACAATAGAAAACGTACAAACATACCTCATTGATGTTCAACTTACCCCAGTTCAGGATACCGTAAGTCTGGCAGTGAGTTGATTGAGGAGTAGCTACATCGGGCTGACATCGTGATTAGGACAA
It encodes:
- the LOC140140254 gene encoding uncharacterized protein, yielding MVFKAAAGVTSPDPYHLWVSTQHDASLPYSTRCQLDVGTQSTHCKTYGILNWDKLNISEVKISLYSSLDANDKEIISKVFNVTFNALNTTSVGWMTRSRLMFHDIDDAVSFSIDGYIDGVQTGNRFSIYESYFVDECYGGGWLAMIVNKDECDWLDEYNEYLPVFLYSSEENGAYLYYSATASRADIFALHVKTQIGMPTGHFPVA